A genomic stretch from Falco naumanni isolate bFalNau1 chromosome 6, bFalNau1.pat, whole genome shotgun sequence includes:
- the RARS2 gene encoding probable arginine--tRNA ligase, mitochondrial isoform X2, whose amino-acid sequence MINRELLAKTVLHQVLKDGLEYGLKSELFSAVPRQKAVIEFSSPNIAKRFHIGHLRSTIVGNFIANLKVALGHEVIRINYLGDWGMQFGLLGVGFQCFGNKEKLKSSPLQHLFEVYVQINKAAEDENTKKLAKDFFRKLEEHDEQTLSLWKQFRDFSIEEYVRIYKRLGVHFDEYSGESFYQEKSQEVLKMLEDKGLLQKTIKGTGIVDLSEKKDLSSFSTVMRSDGTSLYITRDLAAAIDRMNKYSCDTMIYVTDKSQSNHFQHLFQILKLMGYDWAERCQHVSFGLVQGMKTRKGEVIFLEDVLNEVRSRMLQNMASAKTTKETENPMETAEKVGLAALIIQDFRGLLSSDYQFSWDRALQSRGDTGVFLQYTHARLHSLEQMHGKVQLTDINVACLQEPDAISVLQHLLRYDEVLYRSSQDLQPKHIVSYLLTLSHLAAVAHKTLPVKASAPELAQGEEGSLPGWWNRNGRAPSAPHGRSDRAGAVSLLKRCGASQGRKVAQVAASASGVSDRAHHHQSLCSPAWHFAFCQLFCPSRTACRQREASSPAETEFKCVCDCCVEYAPLCFQVKRSWLTHV is encoded by the exons ATGATAAACAGGGAATTGTTAGCAAAG ACTGTGTTGCATCAGGTGTTGAAAGATGGCTTAGAGTATGGACTGAAGAGTGAACTTTTCTCTGCAGTGCCTAGACAAAAGGCAGTGATTGAGTTCAG CTCCCCTAATATTGCCAAAAGGTTTCACATAGGACATTTGCGTTCCACAATAGTAG GGAATTTTATAGCAAATCTCAAAGTTGCACTGGGACATGAAGTAATAAGAATAAATTACCTTGGTGACTGGGGCATGCAGTTTG GCTTATTGGGTGTTGGTTTTCAATGCTTTGGCaacaaagaaaagctaaaatcCAGTCCTTTACAACACCTTTTTGAG GTGTATGTGCAGATtaacaaagcagcagaagatgaaaacacaaaaaagctgGCTAAGGATTTCTTTAGAAAACTGGAGGAACATGATGAGCAGACGTTGTCACTTTGGAAACAATTTAGAGACTTCAGTATTGAGGAATATGTCCGAATTTATAAG CGTCTAGGAGTGCACTTTGATGAATATTCTGGAGAATCTTTTTACCAAGAGAAGTCCCAGGAAGTTCTAAAGATGTTGGAGGATAAAGGACTCCTTCAGAAAACAAT AAAGGGGACAGGAATTGTGGATCTTTCGGAAAAGAAAGACCTCTCATCGTTTTCCACCGTCATGCGTAGTGATGGGACATCTCTTTATATAACAAG AGATCTTGCTGCTGCTATAGACCGAATGAATAAGTATAGCTGTGATACTATGATTTATGTG ACAGATAAAAGTCAAAGTAATCACTTTCAACATTTGTTCCAAATACTGAAGCTCATGGGTTATGACTGGGCAGAAAG GTGCCAGCATGTGTCTTTTGGTCTAGTTCAAGGGATGAAGACTCGGAAAGGAGAAGTAATTTTCCTGgaagatgttttaaatgaagttcGCTCAAGGATGTTACAAAACATGGCTTCCGCAAAAA caaccaaagagacagaaaaccctatggaaacagcagagaaagttGGTCTTGCGGCACTAATAATTCAG GACTTCCGAGGCCTTCTGTCATCTGACTATCAGTTTAGCTGGGATCGAGCTCTTCAAAGTCGTGGAGATACAGGCGTGTTCTTGCAGTACACTCATGCCAGACTCCATAG TTTAGAACAGATGCATGGGAAAGTGCAGCTAACTGACATTAATGTGGCGTGCTTGCAAGAGCCAGATGCCATCTCTGTTCTTCAGCATCTTCTCAG gTATGATGAGGTGCTGTATAGATCTTCTCAGGATCTGCAACCCAAGCACATTGTCAGCTACCTCCTCACGCTTAG CCATCTTGCGGCCGTGGCGCACAAAACCCTCCCTGTGAAAGCCAGCGCCCCTGAACTAGCGCAG GGAGAAGAGGGTTCGCTGCCCGGCTGGTGGAACAGGAACGGCCGCGCTCCCTCAGCACCACACGGGCGGTCAGACAGGGCCGGTGCCGTCTCACTGCTGAAGAGATGCGGAGCATCACAGGGAAGGAAGGTAGCGCAGGTGGCTGCTTCAGCCTCTGGAGTATCTGACCgtgcccaccaccaccaaagcctgtgctcaccagcgtggcactTTGCCTTTTGCCAGCTGTTCTGTCCATCTAGAACAGCGTGCCGCCAAAGAGAAGCATCCTCTCCCGCTGAAACAGAATTTAAGTGTGTTTGTGACTGCTGTGTTGAGTACGCCCCACTTTGCTTTCAAGTAAAACGCAGCTGGTTGACTCATGTCTGA